The Sphingomonas sp. KR3-1 genome contains a region encoding:
- a CDS encoding YaiI/YqxD family protein: protein MRVLVDADACPVKDEVYKVAWRHEVPVVIVSNSWLRVPQHPLVSRQVVSDGFDAADDWIAEQAGADSVVITADILLADRALKAGARVLSPTGKPFTTSSIGAAIATRAIMADLRAGGDQIGGPKPFSPADRSAFLQALDREIVALKRLT from the coding sequence GTGAGGGTCCTCGTCGACGCCGACGCGTGCCCGGTGAAGGACGAGGTCTACAAGGTCGCCTGGCGCCATGAGGTGCCTGTCGTGATCGTGAGCAATTCGTGGCTGCGCGTGCCCCAGCATCCGCTGGTCAGCCGCCAGGTGGTCAGCGACGGCTTCGACGCCGCCGATGACTGGATCGCCGAGCAGGCCGGCGCGGACAGCGTGGTGATCACCGCCGACATCCTGCTGGCGGACCGCGCGCTCAAGGCCGGCGCGCGGGTGTTGTCTCCCACCGGCAAGCCCTTCACCACCAGCTCCATCGGCGCGGCGATCGCCACTCGGGCGATCATGGCCGACCTGCGCGCCGGCGGCGACCAGATCGGCGGTCCGAAGCCCTTTTCGCCGGCGGACCGCTCGGCCTTCCTCCAGGCGCTTGACCGGGAAATCGTCGCCCTGAAGCGGCTTACCTAA